A stretch of DNA from Candidatus Methylomirabilota bacterium:
CGATCGCCGAGCTGTCCGCCCACCTCGACGCGGCCACCGCGCGCCTGCTCGATCTGATCCGAGCATTCGACGCCCGCGGCGGCTGGAACACGGGCTTCCGCTCCTGCGCCGCCTGGCTCT
This window harbors:
- a CDS encoding HNH endonuclease — encoded protein: MQIHSSTVLAGQHRAAELDRLGDAIAELSAHLDAATARLLDLIRAFDARGGWNTGFRSCAAWL